From the Candidatus Methylacidiphilales bacterium genome, one window contains:
- a CDS encoding DUF423 domain-containing protein: MIRIAALFGFLAVALGAFGAHGLQRVLEQHQSVEIWKTAVLYHLAHSVVLLVLSCWNAGRRPFYFFAGGIVLFSGSLYALALTGIKWLGAITPLGGLLLLVGWAYLILLGANADKIAERPPR; this comes from the coding sequence ATGATTCGCATTGCGGCACTCTTTGGTTTTTTGGCAGTGGCTTTGGGCGCCTTTGGCGCACATGGGTTGCAGCGCGTGCTGGAACAGCACCAATCCGTGGAAATTTGGAAAACAGCCGTCTTATACCACTTGGCGCACAGCGTGGTGCTTTTGGTTTTGTCGTGCTGGAATGCGGGCCGCCGGCCGTTCTATTTCTTTGCGGGCGGAATTGTGCTTTTCTCCGGATCGCTTTATGCGCTGGCCTTGACCGGAATCAAATGGCTCGGCGCAATCACTCCACTCGGCGGATTGCTTTTACTTGTCGGCTGGGCTTACTTGATTCTTTTGGGTGCGAATGCTGACAAAATTGCAGAGCGCCCGCCGCGTTGA
- a CDS encoding type II toxin-antitoxin system VapC family toxin produces MSTANVVDSSGWLEYFADSERASFFAPPIENAENLFVPVISIYEVFKKVLRERGENDALQVASMMQSGRLIDLDCALALEAARHPLPLADGIIYATAMRHEAILWTQDEHFKDLPNVRFFFKTIK; encoded by the coding sequence GTGAGCACTGCCAACGTGGTTGATTCGTCCGGCTGGCTCGAATATTTCGCAGACAGTGAGCGCGCTTCGTTTTTTGCGCCGCCCATCGAAAACGCTGAGAACCTTTTTGTGCCAGTCATTTCAATTTACGAGGTCTTCAAAAAGGTTCTTAGAGAGCGCGGCGAGAATGATGCGCTTCAAGTCGCCAGCATGATGCAGAGCGGCCGGCTTATTGACCTGGATTGTGCGCTGGCCCTGGAGGCTGCGCGCCATCCTTTGCCGCTAGCGGACGGCATTATTTATGCGACAGCGATGCGCCATGAAGCAATTCTTTGGACGCAGGACGAGCATTTTAAAGACCTTCCGAATGTCCGCTTTTTTTTCAAGACAATCAAATGA
- a CDS encoding SNF2-related protein, with the protein MPSSVSSDPLVITKELLLEIGGWRAMKEGLSLWESSKVLDVAYEPPLLRGTVQTGTTSVKARLQLGCRLADVENLCSCRQAREYGTVCAHVIALGLEYINPKVAKLPAILPHTASNGSVEKRQCVPDLRYLPLSEASDAVRQLELSILLPHKFLEAWNTGEMRIICEASLDKQPPVPLDNFLSPERTVYAVSDADAGALDLIRRLSQGELRGMWMLSAKKFGEFFLSLTGHPRVTLGKLSGLEIKRAQHRTCLQMNMLENGDLQLHLEEPRRTEGVILQSIHGQWLFYNNQLEYLNGLPVSYLSLRTKDMIVPRAKLAHFFQYEIPHLERQAELVMGEGCSSIQFSKTKPAIHITLDGMLSGLSCKIEAGYGEGRFLLKGGTSTELLSKEEWKPDPADPRRYFIRDREAEQGVISQILSAGFLPGQRQPELYALTGESRVGFFLANILPRWSSEWKIAFTPRLQELVRKCDRIEPEVSISSSGEDWLSVDIDFKEASGKSALSHAEVQRLLNMGVSHQRMASGRIALLPTQSVREFQEVIRDCQVEQTGSGMKVSTRYAPYLGNVLAANGWQLTARSQWQPPSKITSYDEIGLEASLETKARPYQKTGVGWLHHLARNSMSGILADEMGLGKTLQMLAYLEFRKKNGLQTGPALIVSPTSLVLNWQDEALRFTPGLSTLVLHGAKRQSSFDKIKDHDIIITSYALLRRDIEMYKETEFSMAVLDEAQHIKNRSSQNAVCAKMLKAKHRFVLTGTPIENSLLDLWSIFDYLMPGYLGPAMDFKRRYEVPISKQNDAAAHNRLRERVRPFILRRTKNEVAKELPEKLEHVAFCELTEEQKMVYQKILEQSRRNVFDHSGANGQSKEKSRMAILTALMRLRQVCCHLGLLPAEPEQQWKEPSAKLDYFFELLDQAVDGGHRMLVFSQFVSMLKLLEDQLKQRGITYCYLDGGTLDRKGQILQFQGDATIPLFLISLKAGGTGINLTGADMVVHFDPWWNPAVEEQATARAHRIGQSKIVTSYKLIARGTVEEKIVNLQRKKSELVANTLVSEEAFIRSLSWEELQGLLE; encoded by the coding sequence ATGCCTAGTTCGGTTTCGAGTGATCCTCTGGTCATCACCAAGGAACTCCTTCTGGAAATTGGGGGGTGGCGGGCCATGAAAGAAGGACTTTCGCTGTGGGAAAGCAGCAAAGTCCTGGATGTGGCCTATGAACCGCCGCTTTTACGGGGAACCGTCCAGACGGGGACGACTTCCGTCAAGGCGCGCCTTCAACTGGGCTGCCGACTGGCGGACGTGGAAAATCTTTGTTCCTGCCGCCAGGCCCGCGAATACGGCACCGTCTGCGCCCATGTGATCGCCCTGGGGCTCGAATACATCAACCCCAAGGTAGCCAAACTTCCCGCAATCCTTCCGCATACGGCTTCCAATGGATCGGTTGAAAAACGGCAATGCGTTCCCGATTTGCGGTATCTGCCGCTTTCCGAAGCCTCGGATGCCGTCCGGCAACTCGAGCTTTCAATCCTGCTGCCGCATAAATTCCTGGAAGCCTGGAATACGGGCGAGATGCGGATCATCTGCGAAGCCTCGCTGGACAAGCAGCCGCCGGTGCCGCTGGATAATTTCTTGAGCCCGGAACGCACGGTGTATGCGGTTTCGGATGCGGATGCGGGAGCGCTGGACCTGATCCGGCGTTTGAGTCAGGGGGAGCTGCGGGGAATGTGGATGCTTTCCGCCAAAAAATTCGGTGAATTTTTCCTGAGCCTGACAGGCCACCCGCGTGTGACTCTCGGGAAATTGTCAGGGCTTGAAATCAAGCGGGCGCAGCACCGGACCTGCCTGCAAATGAACATGCTGGAAAACGGCGACCTGCAACTGCACCTGGAAGAGCCGCGCCGGACCGAGGGCGTGATCCTGCAGTCCATCCACGGCCAATGGCTGTTTTACAACAATCAGTTGGAATATCTCAACGGCCTTCCCGTGAGTTATCTTTCGCTCCGGACCAAGGACATGATCGTGCCGAGGGCGAAGCTGGCCCACTTTTTCCAATACGAAATCCCGCACCTGGAGCGCCAGGCCGAACTGGTCATGGGCGAGGGTTGCAGCAGCATCCAGTTCAGCAAGACCAAACCCGCCATCCACATCACGCTGGACGGGATGTTATCGGGACTGAGTTGCAAGATCGAGGCGGGTTATGGAGAGGGCCGTTTCCTTTTGAAGGGCGGCACCAGCACGGAATTGTTGTCGAAGGAGGAGTGGAAGCCGGACCCGGCGGACCCGAGGCGCTATTTCATCCGGGACCGGGAGGCCGAGCAGGGGGTGATCTCGCAGATTTTGTCAGCCGGATTCCTGCCCGGACAGCGGCAGCCGGAGCTGTACGCGCTTACCGGCGAATCGCGCGTGGGATTTTTCCTGGCCAATATTTTGCCGCGCTGGTCCTCGGAATGGAAAATCGCGTTTACGCCGCGCTTGCAGGAACTGGTGCGCAAGTGCGACCGGATCGAACCCGAGGTCAGCATTTCGTCTTCCGGCGAAGACTGGCTTTCCGTGGATATCGATTTCAAGGAAGCATCCGGCAAATCGGCTCTTTCCCATGCCGAAGTGCAGCGTTTGCTGAACATGGGCGTCAGCCACCAGCGCATGGCGAGTGGGCGTATTGCCCTCTTGCCGACGCAGTCGGTCCGGGAATTCCAGGAAGTGATACGGGACTGCCAGGTGGAGCAAACCGGGTCGGGGATGAAAGTCAGCACGCGTTATGCGCCTTATCTCGGGAATGTGCTCGCGGCCAACGGTTGGCAGTTGACGGCGCGTTCGCAATGGCAGCCGCCCTCGAAGATTACGTCGTATGACGAGATCGGCCTGGAGGCTTCGCTGGAAACCAAAGCCCGGCCGTATCAAAAGACAGGGGTCGGCTGGCTTCATCACTTGGCGCGTAACTCCATGTCAGGGATACTGGCGGACGAGATGGGCCTCGGGAAAACCCTCCAGATGCTGGCGTACCTGGAGTTCCGGAAGAAAAACGGCCTGCAGACGGGGCCCGCGCTGATAGTCTCGCCGACCAGCCTGGTTTTGAACTGGCAGGACGAGGCGTTGCGCTTCACCCCGGGGCTGAGTACGCTTGTGTTGCATGGGGCGAAACGGCAGTCCTCATTCGACAAGATCAAAGACCACGACATCATCATCACGTCCTATGCGTTGTTGCGTCGCGACATCGAGATGTACAAGGAAACGGAATTTTCAATGGCGGTGTTGGATGAGGCGCAGCACATCAAAAACAGATCGAGCCAGAATGCGGTCTGCGCCAAGATGCTGAAGGCCAAACACCGTTTCGTCCTGACCGGCACGCCGATTGAAAACTCCCTGCTCGATCTGTGGTCGATCTTCGACTATCTCATGCCGGGTTATCTGGGACCCGCCATGGACTTCAAGCGGCGTTATGAAGTGCCCATCAGCAAACAAAACGACGCCGCCGCGCACAACAGGCTCAGGGAGCGGGTGCGTCCGTTTATTTTACGGCGGACGAAAAACGAGGTGGCAAAGGAGCTGCCGGAAAAACTTGAGCATGTGGCTTTCTGCGAATTGACCGAGGAGCAAAAGATGGTTTACCAGAAAATTCTGGAACAAAGCCGTCGCAACGTCTTTGACCATTCTGGCGCCAACGGGCAGTCGAAGGAAAAAAGTCGCATGGCGATTCTAACGGCCCTGATGCGGCTGCGCCAGGTCTGCTGCCATCTCGGCTTATTGCCTGCGGAACCGGAACAGCAGTGGAAGGAGCCCTCTGCCAAGCTGGATTACTTTTTTGAATTGCTGGACCAGGCGGTGGACGGCGGGCACCGGATGCTGGTGTTCAGCCAGTTTGTCAGCATGTTGAAATTGTTGGAGGACCAGCTCAAGCAGCGCGGAATCACCTATTGCTATCTGGATGGCGGAACACTGGACCGCAAGGGCCAGATCCTTCAATTCCAGGGCGATGCGACGATCCCGCTGTTTCTCATCAGTCTGAAGGCGGGCGGCACGGGCATCAATCTGACCGGCGCTGACATGGTGGTGCATTTCGATCCCTGGTGGAATCCGGCGGTGGAGGAACAGGCGACCGCACGGGCGCACCGCATCGGGCAAAGCAAAATTGTCACGTCGTATAAATTGATTGCGCGCGGAACGGTTGAGGAAAAGATCGTGAACCTCCAGAGGAAAAAGAGCGAACTCGTGGCCAACACCCTGGTCAGCGAAGAAGCGTTCATCCGCAGCCTGAGCTGGGAAGAACTGCAGGGGTTGCTGGAATAA
- a CDS encoding MFS transporter, giving the protein MTRWQKIGDYLALRRNTTLLLAVLVLAGTGERLWLGFAPKYLQTLGAGVLIIGLFDALQTLLGAVYAYPGGWLTDRWGQRRSLLLFNALSLGGYVLVLFWHHWLALIVGAFLFLAWSAFSLPATFSVIAASLDKSRHTMGVGVQSMIRRVPMMIGPLLGGWLITHYGWEQGVKFALIGCILLSLTTMIFQWFMIEPQTEKASGADSSADARISFFKVIQFLNPTLRELLVSDILIRFCERLPYAFVILWAMNYAGMSAEQYGWLVAIEMITAMLCYIPVAHLADRHGQRPFVMATFVFFTLFPLSLLWAHNWTWLAVAFVVRGLKEFGEPARKALIIAQAEPHLRARTYGAYYLIRDCTVTTGSFLGAWLWSLSPQANFIGAAVCGAAGAVWFWAKIYRAER; this is encoded by the coding sequence ATGACTCGCTGGCAAAAAATTGGCGATTATCTCGCGCTGCGGCGCAACACGACGCTGCTGCTCGCGGTGCTGGTGCTGGCGGGGACCGGCGAGAGGCTCTGGCTCGGGTTTGCGCCCAAATATCTTCAAACGCTCGGCGCGGGCGTGTTGATCATCGGGCTGTTCGATGCGCTGCAAACGCTTCTCGGCGCGGTTTATGCCTACCCCGGCGGATGGTTGACGGATCGCTGGGGACAGCGTCGATCACTCTTGTTATTCAATGCGCTGTCGTTGGGCGGGTATGTCCTGGTGCTGTTCTGGCATCATTGGCTGGCCTTGATCGTCGGAGCCTTTCTCTTTCTGGCCTGGAGCGCCTTCTCCCTGCCCGCGACATTTTCCGTCATCGCCGCTTCACTGGATAAAAGCCGGCACACGATGGGCGTGGGCGTGCAATCGATGATACGCCGGGTGCCGATGATGATCGGGCCGCTGCTGGGCGGATGGTTGATTACGCATTACGGGTGGGAGCAAGGGGTGAAATTTGCGCTGATCGGCTGCATCTTGCTGAGCCTGACAACCATGATTTTTCAATGGTTCATGATCGAACCCCAAACCGAGAAAGCATCCGGGGCCGATTCATCCGCTGATGCGCGCATTTCCTTTTTTAAGGTGATTCAGTTCCTGAATCCGACGCTGCGGGAATTGCTCGTGAGCGATATTCTTATCCGGTTCTGCGAACGGCTGCCTTATGCGTTTGTCATTCTTTGGGCGATGAACTACGCGGGCATGAGCGCGGAGCAATACGGCTGGCTCGTTGCCATTGAGATGATTACCGCGATGCTTTGCTATATCCCGGTCGCCCATCTCGCAGATCGTCACGGACAGCGCCCCTTTGTGATGGCGACGTTTGTGTTTTTCACGCTGTTCCCGTTGAGCTTGTTGTGGGCGCACAACTGGACATGGCTGGCCGTGGCGTTTGTTGTGCGCGGGCTGAAGGAATTTGGCGAGCCCGCGCGGAAGGCGCTGATCATCGCCCAGGCGGAGCCCCATCTGCGCGCGCGCACCTATGGCGCCTATTATCTCATCCGGGATTGCACGGTGACCACCGGGTCGTTTCTGGGCGCCTGGCTGTGGAGCCTGAGCCCGCAGGCGAATTTTATAGGCGCGGCGGTTTGCGGCGCCGCCGGGGCGGTCTGGTTCTGGGCGAAGATTTACCGGGCAGAACGATAG
- a CDS encoding CAAX prenyl protease-related protein — protein sequence MNRITSHPAFPFVSPFAVFLAFLSIEGWHEAAIYLVYPIKTLAVFMLLLYLWRRFPTICFPNAWQSVGIGVVVFVLWVGAGPFLALGELKAVFKPFLFEDQNVAWGLVIVRIFGASLVVPVMEELFWRGFLMRYLIQDRFEEIELGTYRPFSFWATTCCFAAVHGPFAPVAFITGIVYGFWFVKTRSLGNVMLAHGVTNLLLGIYVVHTGKWFFW from the coding sequence ATGAATCGCATCACAAGCCACCCCGCATTCCCATTTGTCTCTCCATTCGCCGTTTTCCTGGCCTTCCTCTCGATCGAAGGCTGGCACGAAGCCGCCATTTACCTTGTTTATCCCATCAAGACCCTCGCTGTTTTCATGCTGCTGCTCTATCTCTGGCGGCGCTTCCCAACAATTTGCTTCCCCAACGCCTGGCAAAGTGTCGGCATCGGCGTCGTTGTTTTTGTACTCTGGGTTGGAGCGGGGCCTTTCCTGGCGCTCGGCGAACTCAAGGCGGTATTCAAACCCTTTTTGTTCGAAGATCAAAACGTCGCCTGGGGATTGGTCATTGTCCGGATTTTTGGCGCCAGCCTTGTCGTGCCGGTCATGGAAGAACTATTCTGGCGAGGCTTTCTGATGCGCTACCTGATTCAGGATCGCTTTGAAGAAATTGAACTCGGCACCTATCGCCCGTTTTCGTTCTGGGCCACCACCTGCTGTTTTGCCGCAGTACACGGCCCTTTCGCCCCGGTCGCTTTTATCACCGGAATTGTGTACGGCTTCTGGTTCGTCAAAACCCGCAGTCTGGGCAACGTCATGCTGGCCCACGGAGTCACCAATTTGCTTCTGGGCATCTACGTCGTCCACACCGGCAAATGGTTTTTTTGGTAA
- a CDS encoding fumarylacetoacetate hydrolase family protein, translating to MKIVRYLDSSNTIRYGALQPDNHILELSGDIFTGLQPTGKPANVRKLLAPLAPTAILCIGLNYRLHAQETNAELPKHPVLFMKSSAAVQNPDDPILIPTHLKSEKVDYECELVVAIGKTCKNASKENALDYVLGYMCGNDVSARDWQKYGGGGQWCRGKTFDTFAPLGPCLVTPDEIPNPNALGIKTLLNGQVMQQSNTNDMIFSVAEIIAFLSGSTTLLPGTVIFTGTPSGVGMARNPHVWLKPGDNVTIEIEKIGALSNPVALEK from the coding sequence ATGAAAATCGTCCGCTACCTCGATTCCAGCAATACCATCCGCTACGGCGCCCTCCAGCCTGACAACCACATCTTGGAACTGTCGGGAGATATTTTCACTGGGCTCCAACCCACGGGCAAGCCTGCGAATGTTCGCAAGCTGCTCGCTCCGCTGGCGCCAACCGCCATCCTTTGCATCGGGCTCAATTACCGGCTGCATGCGCAGGAAACCAATGCCGAGCTTCCCAAGCATCCCGTTCTGTTCATGAAGTCCAGCGCCGCCGTTCAAAACCCAGACGATCCCATTCTGATCCCCACGCATCTCAAGAGCGAAAAGGTGGATTATGAATGCGAACTTGTGGTGGCCATCGGCAAAACCTGCAAAAACGCCAGCAAGGAAAACGCCCTGGATTATGTGCTGGGCTACATGTGCGGAAACGATGTCAGCGCGCGCGACTGGCAAAAGTACGGCGGCGGCGGGCAATGGTGCCGTGGCAAGACCTTCGACACCTTTGCGCCCCTCGGCCCCTGTCTTGTGACTCCGGATGAAATTCCAAATCCGAACGCACTTGGGATCAAGACGCTGCTGAACGGCCAGGTCATGCAACAATCCAACACAAACGACATGATTTTCAGCGTGGCGGAGATCATTGCCTTCCTCAGCGGCAGCACGACCCTCCTGCCGGGCACCGTCATTTTCACCGGAACGCCCTCCGGTGTCGGCATGGCGCGCAACCCGCATGTCTGGCTCAAGCCCGGGGACAACGTCACGATTGAAATAGAAAAGATCGGCGCTCTCAGCAACCCGGTTGCCTTGGAAAAGTAA
- the serS gene encoding serine--tRNA ligase → MIDIRLVRENPDLVKERLATRGKGDELLVSQILETDQQRRAQIAEVEKLKSERNAISKEIGGRKAKGQPADDLLQGMKEKSERIAALDLEVAAIDGKLEQILLRIPNLPHAKCPIGQNSEDNPLVSEFGEKPDYVFKPLDHIELAEKLRLVDFAAGAKISGSGFFVFTGQGARLERALLNFLLDLHTREHGYREVSPPFIVREACMTGTSQLPKFREDMYRLEGEDLFLAPTAEVPVTNLHREEILQKEQLPICYAAYTPCFRREAGSAGRETRGMIRVHQFDKVELVKIVEPSTSYDELEKLRKNAERALELLGLHYRTIELCTGDIGFGAAKCYDIEVWAPGTGAYLEVSSCSNFEDYQARRMALRYKNEDKKNIFCHTLNGSGTALPRLFIALVETFQQADGSVLLPEVLRPYFGADRIA, encoded by the coding sequence ATGATCGATATCCGGCTCGTCCGGGAAAACCCCGACTTGGTGAAGGAACGTCTGGCCACGCGTGGCAAGGGCGATGAACTGCTTGTTTCCCAAATTTTGGAAACGGACCAGCAACGGCGCGCGCAAATCGCCGAGGTTGAAAAACTCAAGAGTGAACGCAATGCCATCAGCAAGGAAATCGGAGGCCGCAAGGCAAAAGGCCAGCCTGCCGACGACCTGTTGCAGGGCATGAAGGAAAAATCGGAGCGGATTGCCGCGCTGGATCTGGAAGTGGCGGCAATTGACGGCAAGCTCGAACAAATCCTGCTCCGCATCCCCAACCTCCCGCATGCGAAATGTCCGATTGGACAAAACTCGGAAGACAATCCGCTGGTCTCGGAGTTTGGAGAAAAACCGGACTATGTCTTCAAGCCGCTGGATCATATTGAACTGGCGGAAAAGCTGAGGCTGGTGGACTTTGCGGCGGGCGCGAAAATTTCCGGGAGCGGTTTTTTTGTTTTCACGGGACAGGGCGCGCGGCTGGAACGGGCCTTGCTGAATTTCCTGCTCGACCTGCATACGCGCGAGCACGGGTATCGGGAGGTGTCGCCGCCTTTTATTGTCCGGGAGGCCTGCATGACCGGCACGAGCCAACTGCCCAAGTTCCGGGAAGACATGTATCGTCTGGAAGGCGAGGATTTGTTTTTGGCGCCAACAGCCGAAGTTCCGGTGACCAATCTGCACCGCGAGGAAATCCTGCAAAAGGAACAGCTTCCGATTTGTTATGCCGCCTATACGCCCTGCTTTAGGCGCGAGGCGGGCAGCGCGGGGCGCGAAACCCGCGGCATGATCCGCGTGCACCAATTTGACAAGGTTGAGTTGGTGAAAATTGTCGAGCCGTCCACCTCCTACGACGAGTTGGAAAAACTCCGCAAAAATGCCGAACGCGCACTGGAGTTGTTGGGGCTGCATTACCGCACGATCGAACTTTGCACGGGTGATATCGGCTTTGGCGCGGCCAAATGCTATGACATCGAAGTCTGGGCGCCGGGCACCGGAGCGTATCTGGAGGTTTCCTCGTGCAGCAATTTTGAGGATTACCAGGCGCGACGCATGGCGCTGCGCTATAAGAACGAGGACAAAAAGAACATCTTCTGCCACACCCTGAACGGGTCTGGAACCGCATTGCCGCGACTGTTCATTGCGTTGGTTGAAACCTTCCAGCAGGCTGACGGATCGGTGCTGCTCCCCGAGGTGCTGCGTCCGTATTTCGGCGCGGACCGTATCGCTTAA
- a CDS encoding HD domain-containing protein, which produces MKMSHEDAAVFKEALALMRKLEPDPEHVLQVRRIGIALWRGSHSLHKLAPRFLALFEASALLHDIGWSHSPKDQAHHKHSAELILKHPWKSLAPEEIRIVAQTARYHRKGLPSLSHVQFRALSIKSRHVAQANAALLRIADSLDRSHRQAIQKARISKAETGWVVTVLTTEPLRAETYGFEKKKDLFERHFKTCIRLNPLKTDSLPDCPVLS; this is translated from the coding sequence ATGAAAATGTCCCATGAGGACGCGGCCGTATTCAAGGAGGCCCTCGCTTTGATGCGCAAGCTTGAACCCGATCCGGAACACGTCCTTCAGGTGCGGCGCATCGGGATCGCATTGTGGCGCGGCAGCCACAGCCTGCATAAATTGGCGCCGAGATTCCTCGCCTTATTCGAAGCCTCGGCGCTTTTGCACGACATCGGCTGGTCGCATTCCCCCAAGGACCAAGCCCACCACAAACATTCCGCCGAGTTGATTCTCAAGCATCCTTGGAAATCCCTGGCCCCCGAGGAAATCCGCATTGTGGCCCAAACAGCGCGCTACCACCGGAAAGGCCTTCCCAGCCTGTCTCATGTACAATTCCGCGCTTTAAGCATCAAATCCCGCCATGTGGCGCAGGCAAATGCGGCCCTGCTCCGGATTGCCGACAGCCTGGATCGCTCCCATCGCCAGGCGATTCAAAAGGCCCGCATCAGCAAAGCTGAAACCGGCTGGGTCGTCACGGTATTGACAACGGAGCCGCTCCGTGCTGAAACGTATGGCTTTGAGAAGAAGAAAGACCTGTTTGAACGACATTTTAAAACCTGCATCCGGCTCAATCCCTTGAAAACCGACTCACTGCCGGATTGCCCGGTCTTGTCATGA
- a CDS encoding alkaline phosphatase, with the protein MNWRLRVLSLLILGVFAAFSVYYYRYYIAPKAQGIILFVVPGLSLYNLGLTEISDSTQPLNATLHSNGVAIVDNNTLQPYTADAVSIMSFVSTGEKGLPNQMGLDANGVPQDNLLYKAQRAGRTIGIVGTGSVTAPPLAAFYAHVTNANRTEELAKQVFDSTAINVILGGGGDAIASVKSDGGRDLLKEADLRGYKIVQNRADLEDVPAWRTRKLLGIFASQKLPYYDPLADESGQNPYPSLPDMTRRAIQCLEFNLNGYFLVVHQGLVADALRENNIPRVISEIRQLDLALKEARAYAGKKTLILLYCPYEVQGLPRGSGQILVTTESESGRRRASEPAEERHPLVFLGPFLPEFRSSLGFGWLSVYKQTGAVVEGFISPGDLSHFIEQQL; encoded by the coding sequence ATGAACTGGCGGCTTCGAGTACTCTCGCTGCTGATCCTCGGCGTTTTTGCCGCGTTCTCGGTTTATTACTACCGGTATTACATCGCGCCCAAGGCGCAGGGGATCATCCTGTTCGTGGTGCCCGGCTTGAGCCTGTACAATCTCGGCCTCACGGAAATTTCCGACTCTACCCAGCCCTTGAACGCGACGTTGCATTCCAACGGCGTCGCGATCGTTGATAACAATACGCTGCAACCTTATACCGCCGATGCGGTGTCCATCATGTCCTTCGTCTCCACCGGTGAAAAAGGCCTCCCAAACCAGATGGGACTCGACGCCAACGGGGTTCCCCAGGACAATCTCCTCTACAAGGCCCAGCGCGCAGGCCGCACCATTGGAATCGTCGGCACCGGCTCCGTCACCGCGCCTCCGCTTGCCGCTTTTTATGCCCACGTCACCAATGCAAACCGGACGGAGGAACTGGCAAAACAAGTGTTCGATTCCACGGCGATCAACGTGATCCTCGGCGGGGGCGGCGACGCCATCGCATCCGTCAAAAGCGATGGCGGGCGCGACCTGCTCAAGGAAGCGGACTTGCGGGGATACAAGATTGTCCAGAACCGCGCCGATCTGGAGGATGTCCCGGCCTGGCGCACGAGGAAATTGTTAGGTATTTTTGCATCCCAAAAACTCCCCTATTACGATCCCCTGGCCGATGAATCCGGACAGAATCCTTATCCCAGCCTGCCGGACATGACCCGCCGCGCCATTCAATGCCTCGAATTCAACCTCAACGGTTATTTTTTGGTGGTTCATCAGGGCCTGGTGGCGGATGCCCTCCGTGAAAACAACATCCCCAGGGTCATCAGTGAAATCCGGCAGCTCGACCTCGCCTTGAAAGAGGCCCGGGCCTACGCCGGAAAAAAAACGCTCATTCTCCTTTACTGTCCCTACGAGGTGCAGGGGCTTCCGCGCGGCAGCGGCCAGATTTTGGTCACCACGGAATCTGAAAGCGGACGCCGCCGCGCGTCCGAACCAGCCGAGGAACGGCATCCCCTCGTTTTTCTGGGGCCCTTTTTGCCCGAATTCCGGTCCTCCCTCGGATTCGGCTGGCTATCGGTCTATAAACAAACAGGGGCGGTCGTTGAGGGTTTTATCAGCCCGGGCGACCTCAGCCATTTTATCGAGCAGCAGTTGTGA
- the rsmA gene encoding 16S rRNA (adenine(1518)-N(6)/adenine(1519)-N(6))-dimethyltransferase RsmA — MTLTEIKQALAANHLRPLKSLGQNFLFDQNICRQIVAWLNPEPGSAVVEIGPGLGALTELLLDLDIGLTVLEIDKGLAAYLRQKFHRFDNFKLAEGDAVETLHTVPSASCVIGNLPYNVSTPLLVSMLELDPLPRHCVFMLQKELAQRLAAAPHSKEYGAVSILIQSYYSIETLKSLKSNVFFPAPEIDSVVLRMDLKPGTPGFSPEERRAFYALVRRGFSQRRKKLRNLIELDSDRRAEELSVSEWQELYRKLK; from the coding sequence ATGACTCTGACCGAAATCAAACAAGCCCTGGCAGCAAACCATTTGCGCCCGTTGAAAAGCCTCGGGCAAAATTTTCTTTTTGACCAAAACATCTGCCGCCAAATTGTGGCCTGGTTGAATCCCGAACCCGGTTCGGCGGTCGTCGAAATCGGACCGGGCCTGGGAGCGCTGACGGAGTTGTTGCTCGACCTGGATATCGGCCTCACCGTGCTGGAAATCGACAAGGGATTGGCCGCTTATTTGCGCCAAAAATTCCATCGCTTCGACAATTTCAAGCTGGCCGAGGGCGACGCCGTTGAAACATTGCACACAGTTCCCTCCGCCTCGTGTGTGATAGGAAATTTGCCCTATAATGTTTCAACCCCCTTGCTGGTTTCCATGCTGGAACTGGACCCTCTGCCCCGGCATTGCGTTTTCATGCTGCAAAAGGAACTCGCGCAACGCCTTGCGGCGGCACCCCACAGCAAGGAATACGGCGCCGTCTCCATTCTGATCCAGTCCTATTACTCAATCGAGACCCTCAAGTCGCTGAAAAGCAATGTGTTTTTTCCCGCGCCGGAAATTGATTCTGTCGTCCTGCGCATGGATCTGAAACCCGGCACGCCCGGTTTCAGCCCGGAGGAGAGGCGGGCTTTTTACGCTCTGGTGCGGCGCGGTTTTTCCCAGCGCCGGAAAAAACTTCGCAACCTGATTGAACTGGATTCCGACAGGCGGGCCGAGGAGCTTTCGGTGTCTGAATGGCAGGAGCTTTACCGGAAACTGAAATGA